In Tepidanaerobacter syntrophicus, the following are encoded in one genomic region:
- a CDS encoding DNA methyltransferase: protein MKLTKEILDKVRNIEGFPLGKDEDIIALSDPPYYTACPNPFIGEFIEKYGTSYDESTDEYNVEPYTADVSEGKNDPIYNAHSYHTKVPHKAIMRYILHYTKPGDIVFDGFCGTGMTGVAAAMCENPDEDFKIKLEQEAIQEGKTIEWGARRAVLCDLSPAATFIAYNYNTPVDVEEFEKEAKRILEEMEDECSWMYETNHTINGTSQLSIDGKPMKGRINYTVWSDVFLCPNCMEEMIFWNIAVNKKTGKVLDKFHCPHCGLLTDKRNVEKARVTIYDKALGKMIEQVKQVPVMINYSVGRKRFEKTPDEEDLKLLQKIEEMDIPYWYPTDRMPEGYNTEQPKKSHGITHVHHFYTKRNLWVLSALFFKIKPLRLKFLFTSLLTRSSKQARFLAKNYFHGGGGWVGTSLPGTLFIPSLNVEVSPIFTFKNRISTIKRINAKVNSAIVTTSSAAETLLNANTIDYIFTDPPFGANLMYSELNFLWEAWLKVFTNNESEAIINKTQGKGLVEYQRIMERCFKEMHRILKPGRWMTVEFHNSKNSVWNAIQEAIMRAGFVVANVRSLDKQQGSFKQVTTTMAVKQDLIISAYKPKDRFVQDFVRQAGTEEGVWNFVRQHLERLPVTLESGGRLDVIPERQNYLLYDSMVAYHIQRGATVPMGAADFYQGLKQRFPERDGMYFLPDQVSKYEQKRMELELNEQLSFLILDEKTAIQWLRQELSKEPKTYQDIQPKFLQELKQLRHENMPELGDLLQESFLQDEKGRWYVPDTSKQSDLEKLRERRLLKDFEEYKTGRGKLRYFRTEAVRAGFKDCWSKKDYNTIVKIGERLPESVLQEDTTLLMYYDNALTRLGD, encoded by the coding sequence GTGAAACTAACAAAAGAAATACTTGACAAAGTAAGGAATATTGAAGGCTTTCCGTTAGGGAAGGATGAAGACATTATAGCACTTTCGGACCCGCCGTATTACACCGCATGTCCCAACCCATTTATAGGTGAATTTATAGAAAAATACGGAACTTCTTATGATGAGTCTACAGATGAATACAATGTGGAGCCATATACTGCTGATGTATCCGAAGGCAAGAACGACCCCATATACAACGCTCATTCCTATCATACTAAAGTGCCACATAAAGCCATTATGCGATATATTTTACACTACACAAAACCGGGTGATATAGTTTTTGACGGCTTTTGCGGTACCGGCATGACCGGAGTAGCTGCTGCAATGTGCGAGAATCCTGACGAGGATTTTAAAATAAAATTAGAACAAGAAGCCATACAAGAAGGCAAAACCATAGAATGGGGAGCTAGAAGAGCAGTTCTATGCGACCTATCGCCGGCGGCTACCTTTATAGCATATAATTACAATACCCCAGTGGACGTGGAGGAATTTGAAAAGGAAGCTAAAAGGATATTAGAAGAAATGGAAGATGAATGCAGTTGGATGTATGAAACTAATCATACTATTAATGGTACATCCCAACTAAGCATTGACGGTAAACCCATGAAGGGACGGATAAACTATACGGTATGGTCTGATGTTTTTCTATGTCCTAATTGTATGGAAGAAATGATTTTTTGGAATATAGCGGTAAACAAAAAAACGGGCAAGGTCCTGGATAAATTCCACTGTCCTCATTGCGGACTATTAACTGACAAGAGGAATGTGGAGAAGGCAAGAGTAACCATATATGATAAAGCATTAGGCAAGATGATAGAACAGGTAAAACAAGTACCTGTAATGATAAACTATTCAGTTGGCCGCAAAAGATTTGAAAAGACTCCAGATGAGGAGGATTTGAAATTACTCCAGAAGATTGAGGAGATGGATATCCCTTATTGGTATCCTACGGATCGTATGCCGGAGGGTTATAATACCGAACAGCCTAAAAAATCACATGGGATAACCCATGTCCATCACTTTTATACTAAAAGGAATTTGTGGGTGTTGAGTGCACTTTTTTTCAAAATAAAACCCCTTCGTTTAAAGTTTCTTTTTACTAGTTTATTAACTAGAAGTTCTAAACAAGCAAGATTTCTTGCTAAAAACTATTTCCATGGAGGAGGAGGCTGGGTTGGCACCAGTTTACCAGGAACGCTTTTTATACCTTCATTAAATGTTGAAGTTTCGCCTATTTTTACATTTAAAAATAGAATTAGCACAATTAAGAGGATAAATGCGAAAGTAAATAGCGCAATAGTTACAACAAGTTCTGCTGCGGAAACTTTATTAAATGCCAATACTATCGACTACATCTTTACCGATCCGCCCTTTGGAGCAAATCTCATGTATTCGGAGCTCAACTTTCTGTGGGAGGCATGGCTGAAAGTTTTTACAAATAACGAATCAGAAGCCATAATAAACAAAACACAGGGAAAGGGTTTAGTGGAATACCAAAGAATTATGGAAAGATGTTTTAAAGAGATGCATCGGATATTAAAACCCGGGCGCTGGATGACGGTTGAGTTTCATAATTCTAAAAATAGTGTATGGAATGCCATTCAAGAAGCCATTATGAGAGCGGGTTTTGTTGTGGCAAATGTCCGAAGTTTAGATAAACAGCAAGGGAGTTTCAAACAGGTTACAACTACAATGGCGGTAAAGCAAGACCTTATAATCTCTGCCTATAAACCCAAAGACCGTTTTGTGCAAGATTTTGTGCGGCAGGCAGGTACTGAAGAAGGTGTGTGGAATTTTGTGCGCCAACACCTGGAGCGGTTGCCGGTGACGTTGGAAAGCGGCGGAAGACTTGATGTTATTCCGGAGAGGCAAAATTATCTGCTTTATGATAGCATGGTAGCATATCATATTCAGCGTGGGGCGACAGTTCCAATGGGAGCAGCAGATTTTTATCAAGGGCTAAAGCAGCGGTTTCCAGAACGGGACGGTATGTATTTTTTACCGGATCAGGTTAGTAAGTATGAGCAAAAGCGAATGGAATTGGAGTTAAATGAACAGTTATCTTTTCTGATTCTTGATGAGAAGACTGCAATTCAGTGGCTAAGACAAGAACTTTCAAAGGAACCTAAGACCTATCAAGATATACAGCCTAAATTTTTACAAGAGCTCAAGCAATTGCGTCATGAGAATATGCCGGAACTTGGCGATTTACTGCAGGAAAGCTTTCTGCAGGATGAAAAGGGTCGCTGGTACGTGCCGGATACAAGTAAACAGTCAGACTTGGAAAAACTCCGGGAACGGCGGCTCTTAAAAGATTTTGAGGAATATAAGACTGGCCGTGGCAAGCTGCGCTACTTCAGGACTGAAGCCGTTCGGGCAGGGTTTAAGGACTGTTGGAGCAAAAAGGATTATAATACCATTGTTAAAATAGGCGAGCGTCTGCCGGAATCTGTGTTGCAAGAAGACACTACCCTCTTGATGTACTACGATAACGCATTGACTAGACTGGGGGATTAG
- the pglZ gene encoding BREX-3 system phosphatase PglZ: MKSAVIAKLKQSPIPFILLYDIDDITSSEDILTSITSQGFQLVNYDDSIAFRYFFEKNFREKPDCNMKLVLRVTGRHSYIPYDIENSFYNITLSLKELFPGLSYSILKELDSELYDRLYRVYKYMGQNLSQRETLDFILKNLFGIYPETINKFTDLIKALIDFYYENDSLPQVVSDYLADLLMCKEDFKEYPVKKLLEGADSFFDYLQGQWEIFVKGLTNTLPIKSAVDFSHKDIKIYLGSLFEEGYLTPIQSDSIDNVPSWVHRGILIDELGQLKANYNNLLDRLYDTLDNITSYKDWLQAAKDWAEILVIYNDERIQGRLDEKAFISISDMLNSRFRTWLFDNYNLLPSLSYVRAPVMVHHIPWYINYRMGKDATQKAALIVVDGMALDDWLIISRYLNQNSSCRFEEKLCFAWIPTITSISRQAIFSGQIPRYFGKTIFSTSEDERHWKKFWAERGIRPDAIYYMRGIKHFNENGLRDIVENPKAKILGFVVNMIDDMVHGQQMLRAGLHQNLRLWMEKEGFKKFLQTLLERNFDVYITSDHGHVSSVGQGNLREGLAVDRAADRVRIYEQGKNYETALKRYKAYKWAGYGLPEEYNYIISDGCYSYGKDNEKNLTHGGISIEEVVVPFIHIRKEE, translated from the coding sequence GTGAAATCAGCGGTTATTGCAAAACTTAAGCAAAGTCCTATACCATTTATATTGTTATATGATATTGATGATATTACTTCATCGGAAGATATCCTAACTTCTATTACCTCACAGGGCTTTCAATTAGTAAATTATGATGATTCCATTGCATTTAGGTATTTTTTTGAGAAAAACTTTCGAGAAAAACCCGATTGCAACATGAAACTTGTACTTAGGGTGACAGGCCGTCACAGCTATATACCATATGATATTGAAAACAGTTTCTATAATATTACTCTTTCACTTAAGGAATTGTTTCCGGGCCTTTCTTATAGTATATTAAAGGAACTGGACAGTGAGCTTTATGATAGGCTGTATAGGGTATATAAGTATATGGGCCAAAACCTTAGCCAGCGGGAAACCCTAGACTTTATTTTAAAAAACCTTTTTGGCATATACCCTGAAACAATTAACAAATTTACAGACCTAATAAAGGCTTTGATTGATTTTTACTATGAAAATGATTCGCTGCCTCAAGTAGTTTCAGATTATCTTGCTGATTTACTAATGTGCAAGGAAGATTTTAAGGAATATCCGGTGAAAAAACTATTAGAGGGTGCCGACTCTTTCTTTGATTACCTGCAGGGACAGTGGGAAATCTTTGTAAAGGGTTTGACCAACACTTTGCCTATAAAAAGTGCGGTAGACTTTTCTCATAAAGATATTAAAATATATTTGGGCAGTCTTTTTGAGGAAGGCTATCTAACTCCTATCCAGAGTGACAGCATTGACAACGTGCCTTCGTGGGTGCACCGAGGAATACTGATAGATGAGCTTGGCCAGCTTAAGGCAAATTATAATAATTTATTGGATCGCCTTTATGATACACTTGATAATATAACTTCTTATAAAGACTGGTTACAAGCAGCAAAAGATTGGGCTGAAATATTGGTTATTTACAATGATGAACGAATCCAAGGAAGGCTTGATGAGAAGGCTTTCATATCGATTTCCGATATGCTAAACAGCAGGTTTCGCACTTGGCTTTTTGACAACTATAATCTATTACCATCATTGTCGTATGTTCGTGCTCCAGTTATGGTTCATCACATCCCTTGGTATATTAACTATAGAATGGGAAAAGATGCTACGCAAAAAGCTGCTCTTATTGTAGTTGATGGTATGGCGCTTGACGACTGGCTTATCATTAGCCGGTATTTGAATCAGAATTCGAGTTGCCGCTTTGAAGAAAAACTTTGTTTTGCTTGGATTCCCACAATTACTTCGATATCCAGGCAAGCGATATTCTCCGGGCAAATTCCTAGATATTTCGGCAAAACTATTTTCAGCACTAGCGAAGATGAACGTCATTGGAAGAAATTTTGGGCAGAGCGCGGCATTAGACCTGATGCTATTTATTACATGCGAGGCATAAAACATTTTAACGAAAATGGATTAAGAGATATCGTTGAAAACCCTAAAGCTAAGATACTGGGTTTTGTAGTGAATATGATAGATGATATGGTTCATGGTCAACAAATGCTTCGTGCAGGGCTTCATCAAAATCTTCGGCTTTGGATGGAAAAAGAAGGTTTTAAAAAATTCCTGCAGACTCTTTTAGAACGGAATTTTGATGTTTACATTACGTCAGACCACGGTCATGTTAGCAGTGTGGGTCAGGGCAACCTTCGGGAAGGCTTGGCGGTGGATAGGGCCGCTGACAGGGTAAGGATTTATGAACAGGGGAAGAATTATGAAACGGCTTTAAAAAGGTACAAGGCATACAAGTGGGCAGGTTATGGTCTTCCCGAGGAGTATAACTATATTATCAGTGACGGATGTTATTCTTACGGCAAGGATAATGAAAAGAATCTCACTCATGGCGGTATTTCTATCGAAGAAGTAGTCGTACCATTTATCCATATAAGGAAGGAAGAATAA
- a CDS encoding methyl-accepting chemotaxis protein has protein sequence MKWFYNLNTGIKILIFGIIMCLFILGTDWFGLLQLGAINSNVDTMYEWMLIPITNIEDANVAFSEIYANGLSMAVENETDAKSKIQENLNTAEEIIKNYTDTYLLSIDPATVDMLTKAGRQDILETEATSVNSLSTQMPKLKSVLETYYQSPDLTIWKNKAAPLIDEMRTDMENLVAINKDAASILAKESFNKYNATRNLVLMMMAFSFVIVLILTWFISRSITNPLIAATKLAEVIATGDLSVNVPEKFLDRKDDIGKLVKAFDLMIRNTRNMVSQVLSDAEEMSAESEELSATVEEVASQIETINTGTVQIAEGMEETSSSAEEINASTQVILGATEGLVEKAQEGSKAADQIEKRANEMKNSAIQSKNEAESIYSEKQDEIIKAIEEGKVVEEISKMADDISQIADQTNLLALNAAIESARVGEAGRGFAVVAEEVRKLAEQSASSVANIQKIIEKVQRAFKNLSGSANGILDFIDEKVKTDYNAFADMGGQYLADAKMVKQLTHQFLTSTQEVKVSVEEISKAIENVSATTEEGAAGSSQIAESVSQTAAAIDNVAKVAENLAHLAERLNEAVQKFKI, from the coding sequence ATGAAGTGGTTCTATAATCTTAATACAGGCATAAAAATCCTTATTTTTGGTATCATTATGTGCTTATTCATTCTTGGCACAGATTGGTTTGGCCTTCTGCAGCTTGGTGCAATAAACAGTAACGTGGATACAATGTATGAATGGATGCTGATTCCAATAACAAATATCGAAGATGCCAATGTAGCTTTTTCTGAGATTTATGCAAATGGTTTAAGCATGGCTGTTGAGAATGAAACTGATGCAAAGAGCAAGATTCAAGAAAATCTAAATACAGCTGAAGAGATTATAAAAAACTATACAGATACTTATCTGCTTTCAATCGATCCTGCAACTGTGGATATGCTTACGAAAGCAGGCAGACAAGATATTCTTGAAACAGAGGCAACCTCCGTAAATTCGTTAAGTACTCAGATGCCAAAACTAAAATCTGTTTTAGAAACTTATTATCAAAGTCCGGATCTGACTATATGGAAAAACAAAGCTGCACCATTAATAGATGAAATGCGGACTGACATGGAAAATTTAGTAGCAATAAATAAAGATGCTGCAAGCATTTTAGCAAAAGAATCTTTCAATAAATACAATGCAACGAGAAATTTGGTTTTAATGATGATGGCTTTCTCGTTTGTGATCGTTCTTATCCTTACATGGTTTATCAGCCGATCTATTACCAATCCGCTTATCGCTGCTACAAAACTTGCCGAGGTAATTGCTACCGGTGATTTATCAGTTAATGTTCCGGAGAAATTTCTAGATAGAAAAGATGATATAGGAAAATTAGTCAAAGCCTTTGATTTAATGATACGAAATACCAGAAATATGGTTTCCCAAGTATTAAGCGATGCAGAGGAAATGAGCGCTGAAAGCGAAGAATTATCAGCAACAGTGGAAGAAGTTGCTTCTCAAATCGAGACGATCAACACTGGTACCGTGCAAATTGCTGAAGGGATGGAAGAAACAAGTTCTTCTGCAGAAGAAATTAATGCTTCAACTCAAGTAATACTTGGAGCCACAGAAGGCCTTGTGGAAAAAGCGCAAGAAGGAAGCAAGGCCGCAGATCAAATTGAAAAACGCGCCAATGAAATGAAAAACAGCGCTATACAATCTAAGAATGAAGCAGAGTCGATTTACAGCGAAAAGCAGGACGAAATTATAAAAGCCATTGAAGAAGGTAAAGTCGTAGAAGAAATAAGCAAAATGGCTGACGATATTTCCCAAATCGCAGATCAAACAAATCTTTTAGCACTCAATGCCGCAATCGAATCTGCTAGGGTTGGTGAAGCAGGTAGAGGATTTGCAGTAGTTGCGGAAGAAGTTCGAAAACTGGCCGAACAATCGGCATCGTCAGTAGCAAATATTCAAAAAATCATAGAAAAAGTTCAGAGAGCATTTAAAAATCTTTCTGGCAGCGCAAACGGCATACTCGATTTTATTGACGAAAAAGTTAAAACAGACTACAACGCTTTTGCTGATATGGGAGGACAATATTTAGCTGATGCCAAAATGGTAAAACAACTGACTCACCAGTTTTTAACAAGCACTCAAGAAGTAAAAGTTTCTGTGGAAGAAATTAGCAAAGCAATAGAAAATGTGAGTGCTACCACAGAAGAAGGAGCTGCCGGTTCTTCGCAAATTGCAGAGAGCGTATCTCAAACTGCTGCAGCTATTGATAACGTAGCAAAGGTTGCCGAAAATCTGGCACATCTTGCAGAAAGACTAAACGAAGCAGTGCAGAAATTTAAAATCTAA
- a CDS encoding thiamine diphosphokinase, translated as MKAVVFTGGEIKNYEKVRKYTVNTDLIICADSGVRHAFSMNVKPDILVGDLDSISCEDRKKIEESGTKIVKFPKEKDYTDTELAICEALKMGTSEVVLLGALGGRPDHSLANIFLMVSFKEKGLKLKLADENWEMFVIDKKVEIPGEKGDILSLIPLTPKVQDVKTGGLYYPLKGETLVMGPARGISNVFVENVATVSIKDGLLLVIKLTEPKS; from the coding sequence ATGAAAGCAGTCGTATTTACCGGCGGAGAAATAAAAAATTATGAAAAAGTTAGAAAATATACAGTGAACACTGATTTGATAATATGTGCCGACAGCGGCGTGCGGCATGCATTTAGTATGAACGTGAAACCGGATATACTTGTAGGAGATTTAGATTCAATCAGCTGTGAAGATAGAAAAAAAATTGAAGAATCAGGAACGAAAATTGTGAAATTTCCAAAAGAAAAAGATTATACAGATACAGAACTTGCAATTTGCGAAGCGTTAAAAATGGGGACAAGTGAAGTGGTGCTTCTAGGTGCTCTTGGCGGCAGGCCTGATCATAGTCTTGCAAATATATTTTTAATGGTAAGCTTTAAAGAAAAAGGCTTGAAACTAAAACTTGCAGACGAAAACTGGGAAATGTTTGTTATTGACAAAAAAGTTGAAATACCGGGGGAAAAAGGCGATATATTATCTTTAATTCCTTTAACGCCGAAGGTTCAAGATGTTAAGACTGGCGGGCTTTATTATCCTCTAAAAGGAGAGACTCTTGTTATGGGACCTGCTCGCGGCATAAGCAATGTATTTGTTGAAAATGTAGCTACAGTCAGCATAAAAGATGGGTTGTTGCTTGTGATAAAACTTACAGAACCAAAATCTTAG
- a CDS encoding acyltransferase, whose product MANSRIIELDFMRAFAILMVLVLHVSAAYVAYSPPESHAFYIGLILNQWSRICLPLFVFVSGFGIFYGYGSNKLNLKDFYLQRFRAVFLPYLVWSFIYMILRDIFNPSFTFKGLPLKQAFLSYLEWTLKENIHTPIWFVLMIIQLYLVFPCLLKLVKSVKNPLRFTAVNFAIYFFLTIYFKNFMTMSGITIIDWLQRYYSVNFVGWYFYFILGGIVAKYWKKVRRLDLNKLRLIMIYIITTCFVIIEAYIGFINYGQTHLESYTSLRPMVLINSMAAIPAFYLFAQSLIKYGKITKLLNNISRYSYGIFFVHPQVLTVVKIIIGKIFGTYTTRILQLILVFSLTLVCSYAICRIIDKTRLREILLGLSNKKPRQSKTFYNSPPSI is encoded by the coding sequence GTGGCTAATTCAAGAATAATTGAGTTGGATTTTATGCGAGCATTTGCCATATTAATGGTGCTTGTCCTACATGTTTCAGCGGCTTATGTAGCATATAGTCCTCCTGAAAGCCATGCATTTTACATAGGACTTATATTAAATCAGTGGTCGCGAATTTGCTTGCCATTGTTTGTTTTTGTTTCGGGTTTTGGAATATTCTACGGATACGGTAGCAACAAACTTAATCTTAAAGACTTTTACCTTCAAAGATTTAGGGCTGTATTCTTACCATATCTTGTCTGGAGCTTTATATATATGATTTTAAGGGATATATTCAATCCCTCCTTTACATTTAAAGGTTTACCTTTAAAACAGGCTTTTCTCTCATATTTAGAATGGACTTTAAAAGAAAACATACATACTCCTATTTGGTTTGTGCTTATGATTATACAACTATATCTAGTATTTCCTTGTCTTTTAAAACTAGTGAAAAGTGTAAAAAATCCATTACGCTTTACAGCGGTGAATTTTGCCATCTACTTTTTCTTAACTATCTATTTTAAAAACTTTATGACCATGAGCGGAATTACAATAATAGATTGGCTGCAAAGGTATTACTCTGTAAATTTTGTAGGATGGTATTTCTATTTTATTCTTGGGGGAATTGTGGCAAAGTATTGGAAGAAAGTTAGGAGGCTTGATTTAAATAAATTGCGCCTTATAATGATATATATCATTACCACTTGTTTTGTAATAATTGAAGCTTACATAGGCTTTATAAATTATGGACAGACACACCTTGAATCATATACTTCACTTCGTCCAATGGTTTTAATCAATTCTATGGCTGCAATACCTGCATTTTACCTGTTTGCTCAATCCTTAATAAAATACGGAAAAATAACGAAACTATTGAATAATATTTCAAGATACTCTTACGGCATCTTCTTTGTACATCCCCAAGTTTTGACGGTTGTAAAAATAATTATAGGTAAAATTTTCGGTACATATACTACACGTATTCTTCAGCTAATTTTAGTATTTTCGCTAACATTAGTATGCTCGTATGCTATTTGTAGAATTATAGATAAGACAAGACTTAGAGAGATTTTGTTGGGATTAAGCAATAAAAAACCAAGGCAAAGTAAAACTTTTTACAATAGCCCGCCGTCTATATAG
- a CDS encoding sigma-70 family RNA polymerase sigma factor has product MHKTCLEDTVAAHIIEFKERYYRLAYSYVKNSEDAMDIVQESIYKAFSSLDSLENPSYIKTWFYRIVVNTSVDILRKRKREILSNETFLSSIDEGEYDSYENFDLKTALDGLPENYRTIIILRYFEDLKLQEIADVLNENVNTVKTRLYAGLKKLRIAMDEKNEEVLI; this is encoded by the coding sequence ATGCACAAAACTTGCTTAGAGGATACAGTTGCAGCACATATAATCGAGTTTAAAGAGCGGTACTATAGATTGGCTTATAGCTATGTTAAAAATAGTGAAGATGCCATGGATATTGTTCAAGAATCCATTTATAAAGCATTTTCATCACTTGATTCTTTGGAAAACCCAAGCTACATAAAGACGTGGTTTTACAGAATTGTAGTAAATACTTCAGTGGATATTTTGCGTAAAAGAAAAAGAGAAATTTTATCAAATGAAACCTTTTTATCCTCCATTGACGAAGGCGAATATGACAGCTATGAAAATTTTGATTTAAAGACAGCTCTTGACGGTTTACCTGAAAACTATCGAACAATAATTATCCTTAGATATTTTGAAGATTTAAAACTGCAAGAAATTGCTGATGTTTTGAACGAAAATGTTAATACTGTCAAAACTCGCCTATACGCAGGTCTTAAAAAGCTCCGCATTGCAATGGACGAGAAAAACGAGGAGGTTCTAATATAA
- a CDS encoding DUF3298 and DUF4163 domain-containing protein encodes MEKGLKGLKNEYLDIPIPEELDFVVRKAIKENRSLKPKERSSFKKTIIAAASALIIMATVTVGINTSPAFAETLSKVPIVGGIVKVLTFKEYTLNDETFNADIKIPEISGLKDEELQKALNEKYLEENEKLYQQFINDMEEMKKSGGGHLGVDSGYVIKTDNDRILSVGRYVVNTVASSSTTFKYDTIDKKNEVLITLPSLFKDDSYINIISENIKEQMIKRHKEDENMIYWVSGVEDEDLIELFEKISKDQNFYINNDGKLVICFDKYEVAPGYMGVQEFIIPTEVISNVLVSNEYIK; translated from the coding sequence ATGGAAAAAGGTCTCAAAGGTTTAAAAAATGAATATCTTGATATTCCCATACCTGAAGAACTGGATTTTGTTGTTAGAAAAGCCATAAAGGAAAACAGATCGCTTAAACCGAAAGAGAGAAGTAGTTTTAAGAAAACAATTATTGCAGCAGCCTCTGCGCTTATTATTATGGCAACGGTTACAGTGGGCATAAATACCAGCCCTGCTTTTGCCGAAACCCTTTCGAAAGTGCCGATTGTGGGCGGCATTGTTAAGGTTCTCACCTTTAAGGAATATACATTAAATGATGAAACTTTCAACGCGGACATAAAAATTCCTGAAATTAGCGGATTAAAAGATGAAGAATTGCAGAAGGCATTAAATGAAAAATATCTTGAAGAAAACGAAAAACTGTATCAACAATTTATAAACGACATGGAAGAAATGAAAAAAAGCGGAGGCGGGCACTTAGGAGTAGATAGCGGCTATGTAATAAAAACAGATAATGACAGAATATTGTCTGTTGGCCGATATGTGGTAAATACGGTCGCATCTTCGTCTACGACCTTTAAATATGATACCATAGACAAAAAGAATGAAGTTCTAATCACACTGCCCAGCTTATTTAAAGATGATAGCTATATAAATATTATAAGCGAAAACATAAAAGAGCAAATGATCAAACGGCACAAAGAAGATGAAAATATGATTTATTGGGTAAGCGGTGTTGAAGATGAGGACCTAATAGAACTTTTTGAAAAAATATCCAAAGATCAAAACTTCTATATCAATAATGATGGCAAACTCGTAATCTGTTTTGATAAGTACGAAGTGGCCCCGGGTTATATGGGAGTCCAAGAATTTATTATACCTACAGAGGTTATATCAAATGTTTTGGTAAGTAACGAATATATTAAATAA
- a CDS encoding DeoR/GlpR family DNA-binding transcription regulator → MLSIERQNGIKEILAEKKSVTVAELSKLFNVTEETIRRDLNSMEKEGLLIRTYGGAFIQEGTLNEIDYSLREANHVKSKKTISEKCTKFIQNGDSVFLDSSTTAAYVAKAISKMKLTVLTDSLKIISMLSNCDNIKLIGTGGEFSQRSMSFIGPGAINSIKQYYVDIAFISCRSISLDNQITDSNEYLAEVRRHVIERADRTFVIADFSKFGRTSFYHICNFQQIDSIITDKTLDENWHTTLAKYNVKIYDEE, encoded by the coding sequence ATGCTATCAATCGAAAGGCAGAATGGTATAAAAGAAATATTAGCAGAAAAAAAGAGTGTAACAGTAGCAGAGCTTTCAAAACTTTTTAATGTTACCGAAGAAACAATTCGACGAGATCTTAATTCAATGGAAAAAGAAGGTTTGCTTATCCGTACCTATGGTGGTGCTTTTATCCAGGAAGGAACTTTAAACGAGATAGATTACTCTTTACGCGAAGCAAATCATGTAAAAAGTAAAAAAACAATTTCTGAGAAGTGTACAAAGTTTATTCAGAATGGTGACTCAGTATTTTTAGATTCTTCGACTACTGCGGCATATGTGGCAAAAGCTATAAGTAAAATGAAATTAACCGTTCTTACAGATTCGTTAAAAATAATAAGTATGTTGTCAAACTGCGACAACATTAAGCTTATAGGAACCGGAGGGGAGTTCTCTCAGCGTTCCATGTCTTTCATAGGACCTGGTGCTATAAATTCAATAAAACAGTATTATGTAGACATCGCGTTTATATCTTGCAGATCAATTTCTTTAGACAATCAAATTACTGATTCAAATGAATATCTTGCAGAAGTAAGAAGACATGTAATCGAAAGAGCTGATAGGACTTTCGTAATCGCTGACTTTTCTAAATTTGGAAGAACGTCTTTTTACCATATATGCAACTTTCAACAAATCGATTCCATAATTACAGATAAAACCTTAGATGAGAATTGGCATACAACCCTTGCAAAATATAACGTAAAAATTTACGATGAGGAATAA